Proteins encoded in a region of the Sphingomonas japonica genome:
- the ubiG gene encoding bifunctional 2-polyprenyl-6-hydroxyphenol methylase/3-demethylubiquinol 3-O-methyltransferase UbiG, which produces MPNASDPAAPLPAPTASSIVAREAEHFGAMAADWWDPKGSSAMLHRLNPVRLKFLREAIDDHWSGDAAAFAPLAGKRALDIGCGAGLLTEPLARLGAEVTGIDAAPENITVAAAHARAAGLTIDYRTGDLAAVAEANFDLVTALEVVEHVADPEAFVAAIAQVLAPGGMVILSTPNRTALSRVAMIGIAEGMGAIPRGTHDWQRFIAADEMVAMLARHGLVVVARRGIGWSPTSGFALTPDERLNYILAAVRG; this is translated from the coding sequence ATGCCAAACGCAAGCGATCCCGCCGCCCCCCTGCCCGCGCCGACCGCGTCGTCGATCGTCGCGCGCGAGGCCGAGCATTTCGGCGCGATGGCGGCGGACTGGTGGGATCCGAAAGGCTCGTCGGCGATGCTTCACCGGTTGAATCCGGTGCGCCTGAAATTCCTTCGCGAGGCGATCGACGATCATTGGTCGGGCGATGCGGCGGCATTCGCGCCGCTGGCGGGAAAGCGCGCACTCGACATCGGTTGCGGCGCCGGGCTGCTTACCGAGCCGCTGGCACGATTGGGAGCAGAGGTGACGGGCATCGACGCAGCGCCCGAGAACATCACGGTCGCCGCGGCGCATGCCCGCGCCGCGGGGCTGACGATCGACTATCGCACCGGCGATCTGGCAGCAGTCGCCGAGGCGAACTTCGACCTGGTCACCGCGCTCGAAGTCGTCGAGCATGTCGCCGACCCCGAAGCCTTTGTCGCCGCGATCGCGCAGGTGCTGGCGCCGGGCGGCATGGTGATCCTGTCCACGCCAAATCGTACTGCCCTGTCGCGGGTCGCGATGATCGGCATTGCCGAGGGAATGGGCGCGATCCCGCGCGGGACGCACGACTGGCAACGCTTCATCGCGGCCGACGAGATGGTCGCCATGCTCGCGCGGCACGGGTTGGTCGTCGTCGCGCGGCGCGGGATCGGCTGGTCGCCGACGAGCGGCTTTGCGCTCACCCCGGATGAGAGGCTCAACTATATCCTCGCAGCAGTGCGCGGCTGA